aacttttccatcactattgtggccagaaagagtccctgtgggttttaaaattcgcctgcccattgaagtcaatggcggttcgcccggttcgcaaacatttgcggaagttaacgcttgccgttcgcgaaccgaaaattttgtgttcgcgacatcactagagaTAACGCTTCCCATTTTTCAGCATGTAATACAATTTGTGAGCGTTGGAGAAGAGGTTACAATAAGGTTTTCGttcagtttatttacatttttcttttctttctgcaGGTGGCCAAGACAAGAGCATTGGTTGAATCATGAGGACATATTTCTACATCATTAATGTCCTTGTTTCCATTTTATGGCTTTCATTTATTTATCACCACCAAGTGAAAATTAAACCTAGAAATTCTTCTAACATTGCAAACAGCACAATAACGGCTCTGGGTGATAACCAGACCTTTATCCTGGCTCCGTACTATGACCCCCGAGGACCCACACCCATTATCCGGGTACTTGCCATTATACATCATTCAGTGAGAGAGCTTTATTGTTGGTTCCACTGTATCCATAGCTCCTCCGTGACAGTCAGAGCTCAGATAGACCTTCACAGAGACAGGTTTGAGCATCCATATGGGACGGCTGACCTGTTATGTACTGAGCCTCCAAACTGTTCCTATCATTACATATCTGCCCATTGGTCCAATGCCACAAACATAACTCAGCTGCCGTTGTTTGAAGTCAGAAACCGTCCTCCTCATACTCTGTCTGTCAATTTCACTGTCTGCATTTCCACCATGTACGGAGATTATAATAATGTTCTACAGACTATCCAGAGCATTGAAATGTATAAACTGCTTGGAGCTGGAAGAGTTACTCTCTATGTCAACAAGTGTCATGAGAATGTGGACAAAGTCTTACAATATTACGTGGAAGAGGGAATTCTAGAGGTCGTTCCTTGGCCAATAGACAAATTCCTACGAACATCTACTGACTGGTATTATAACTCGAATTCCAAAAATCAGATTGGTTACTATGGACAAACAGCCACTTTAAATGACTGTCTGTACAGGAATATGTATAGAAGTAAGTTTGTCTTCCTTAATGACATTGATGAAATCATTCTTCCAGTGAAACTCCATGATTGGGGGTCATTAATGGAGAATCTTCAAAAGAAATATCCAGAGAGCAGCGTCTTTCTCTTTGAAAACCATGTTTTTTTCCCATCTGCCAACAAATCTAGATTGAATATGTGGACAAATATTTCTGGGGTTAATATCCTTCTTCACACTCTTCGAAAATCTAAAGTTGAAAACCCTTTTTCAAACAATAAATTACTAGTAGACCCCAGAAAAGTCTTTCAGACATCAATCCATAATGTTTTGAAGAGAGAAGGAAAAACAACTTTGGTCACGAGAGAAATGGCTATTTCGTTTCATGCTAAGAATATCACACCACATGTTCCTAAAGATTCGCTCACTGAAGACAGGACCCTGTGGAGATTTAATGTGTCCTTAGAGCAAAATTCTAATAAAGTTATCCAGGAAGTTTTACCCATTATTAATATGTCAGATAGGGTGTAAGGAAAACAGGTGtgagtgttttaataaaaaaaaatctgttatatGTACTGCACATAAAGATATATGAAGAACTAGACCaatatttatcatttttattggaAACAAAGATTAACTCCAAGTATGGCTGTATTACATATGGATATGACGGGCATCAATAAAGACCTATCATCTTAATGGCTGTGAAAAACTCAATAGCCAGGAACTGGAAATCTCCTAAGGTAGACAACTGGTCTAAGATCGACGCTCAAAGCATTATTCAAAATGGAAAGGGCCATCACTACACCTACTGGGATAAATGCATTCAAAAATGTGACCCTGAATAATGAGGTTTTCTTCTTTACCCTCTCTTTTCTCAGTGGGTTtttcctgtttttcttttctaGCCGTAGGGTTTCTATCCGTTTATGGAAATATATGGGCCCCTCTCCTCGAACTTTATAtgggaattattatttttttttcctttcttttctttgttaCACCGCGAACCGAGCAAATGTCTGCCcaaatgtctgtatgtttgttagtCAGTCTGTcttgtatttgaaagtttaataaaattgtaatagtgtcaaataaacaaaataacgaAACAGAAATTAAGTAGATAAGGatagagagaaaaggagaaactGAGTAACACATATGATGATTTGGTATTTGATAACTTCCTCTATGATTACTCAAGAAATGAAACAACAAATACCATATTGTGatgttgttaatatatatatatatatatattaaaaatataaatggtcATTTTTGTAAAATACTAACGACTAAATTTGCTTCACAATCACACGCATAGCAACATAAAAACGCATTTATAGATAactacatgcacatacacacacacacatagatagatacatatatatatatatatatatagtaaaacaaaaaatTCTATCACTCTAACTTATTTATATATGGCCTGGTGCCCAGCAAAGAAACAgtataaaatagagaaaaataccagcactccAGGTCTTCCAAGCAATGAGGTTTATTTTATGTCAATCAAAAGTCACCGTTTCAGCCCTAgttcagggctttcatcaggacacatatttcttatgtgtcctgatgaaagccctgaactagggctgaaacgttgactttggATTGACAGAAAATAAACCTCATtgcttggaagacctagagtgccggtatttttctctattttatatatatataagatgccaaaataccagatgTTTGCagaatgcaatgataccttttttattggactaacatattacgtaaaagacaagctttcaagagttttcctctcttcctcaggtctgaatcaatactgatcaatctgattctgagtctaaaggaacactatagggtcaggaacacaaacatttattcctgtccctatagtgttaaatacaCTAGCTAGCCCTTTGGCTTTCCCTAAATATACTAAAtctcaccttttttccagtatactggtgctggctctgcccctgatctgcctctttggctgacatcatcagatgtgatgagctcagccaatcagaatagTTTCCCATGGAAAcgcattggactggctgagattgTAAATTctaattatctcagccaaggaggtagggcgggggtggagccaaatgccgccctggccaatcagcatctcctcatagagattcattgcatTAATGCATCTCCatcaggaaagttcagtatctccatgcagagggtggagacactgaatgtcagtcacactgtgcagcactgccccaggaagcacctctagcagccatctgaggagtggccagtggaggtatcactaggctgcaatgtaaacactgcattttctcatgattatactcaccaaaacatatacaataagctgtagttgttctggtgactatagtgtctatttaacACAGAAAACAattgatgttagagaaggggggggggggttagtaggGTGTCATGAATAGCAGACAATGTGCCTGAGAGTGAACAGTGCAGattattactaatattattattggtatttatatagccccaactCATTTCGCTGTGCGTTACACTAatataaagggggaaatttaacaataaatgggacaattacaaaatgttccaAGAACAagaggtagatgaggacccttctcaaacagTCTAGAAGAGGTAGTGTTATTAGACACAATAGGATGGGCATCAAGTGGAGCAGCCACaaaacaaggtgggaaagtagcagaactggaggtgagactGGAGTGTAGGAGAGAGCCAGAGACAGATTTGGGTTTGTGACATCaacgttactctgggaggccataggcatTTCTGAAAAGATGGGCTTTGAGAGATTTCtgaaacaattgaagactaggcaGGCTACGGGGGGAGAGTTAGAGAGCCGTGAGTTGGCAGAAAAGATACGAGCAGAGGACAGGAGAAGGAGAAGGCAGAACAgagacattaagatgtgtgtttatttaaagtcttggtagtgtgtgagacagccagagtctacattaagtcctttatttctggtgttgaaatgtgtgatcattttcatGTCAAGATCtgccctttaagaactttaatcctgaAGTTTTGGATGTagtgaccagtctgggtgaagtgatgaccaacaggggtacaatatccgttaaggccagtttctccaatgtagcaacctTTGTCACACTCTGTACACTGTTATCATGTACACAATGTTTGCACCACAAAGCTGCACCGTTCactttctgctatttatgacacccctttcacccccctctcactccccttctctaacatcagtagTTTTAAGTATTAAACTATCAGATTgatcagacctgaggaagaggtAAACTCTCGAAATAttgtgttagtccaataaaaatgtatcattgcatactgcaatactctgggatttatatatataaaaggtatcattgcatactgcaatactctgggatttatatatataaaaggtatcattacatactgcaatactctgggatttatatatataaaaggtatcattgcatactgcaatactctgggatttatatatataaaaggtatcattgcataccgcaatactctgggatttatatatataaaaggtatcattgcatactgcaatactctgggatttatatatatataaaaggtatcactgcatactgccatactctgggatatatatatataaacggtatcattacatactgaaatactctgggatttacatATATAACAGGTATCATCGCATACTGCAAtcctctgggatttatatatataaaaggtatcattgcatactgcaatacactgggatttatatatataaaaggtatcattgcatactgcaatactctgggatttatatatatatatataaggtatcattgcatactgcaatactctgggatttatatatataaaaggtatcattgcatactgcaatactctgggatttatatatataaaaggtatcattacatactgcaatactctgggatttatatatataaaaggtatcattgcatactgcaatactctgggatttatatatataaaaggtatcattgcataccgcaatactctgggatttatatatataaaaggtatcattgcatactgcaatactctgggatttatatatatataaaaggtatcactgcatactgccatactctgggatatatatatataaacggtatcattacatactgaaatactctgggatttacatATATAACAGGTATCATCGCATACTGCAAtcctctgggatttatatatataaaaggtatcattgcatactgcaatacactgggatttatatatataaaaggtatcattgcatactgcaatactctgggatttatatatatatatataaggtatcattgcatactgcaatactctgggatttatatatataaaaggtatcattgcataccgcaatactctgggatttatatatataaaaggtatcattgcatactgcaatactctgggattgatatatataaaaggtatcattgcatactgcaatgctctgggatttatatatataaaaggtatcattgcatactgtaatactctgggatttatatatataaaaggtatcattgcatactgcaatactctgggctttatatatataaaaggtatcactgcatactgcaatgctctgggatttatatatataaaggtatcattgcatactgcaatactctcggatttctatatatataaaaggtatcactgcatactgcaatactctgggatttatatatataaaaggtatcactgcatactgcaatactctgggatttatatatataaaaggtatcactgcatactgccatactctgggatatatatatatatataaaaggtatcattgcatactgcaatactctgggatttatatatataaaaggtatcattgcataccgcaatactctaagatttatatatataaacggTATGATTGCATACTgcctgtagcggagtagaggtacgatccaaggtagctccgctggtagacaggaacagcaatccaatacagatatcaaacgggtagcgtggttacaatcccttccctccaagaactagacgacacatagcttggaggtcaactgtcagctttattcacacaatttcttttatggctttctcccatgcaagggaggtaactcaaaacaaccaatcacctcacaatcccctcccctccctctcctccccttagattagcaggtaaattaattagagggaaccgagttttccccagtttctgaatgtcccctaaatacggggggtacgaggataaatgaggggtcccctggtaggtctgctctgggtgagaaacatactcaaatttcacccagatcagaccaggggttcgggagttacagagattttaagatttgaccgactgcagggacacagtagccgaaaacagctccatagatcctggccctgtagtcggtctacttcactgaatAAAAAGTGCCGAAtggctcagccatccgaccccaatctttggttcggatgaatcccctagactggggaatgcaaactaccgaacggcgggccgttcggtagtttggatcatacggtttggtgatcctggaggtctgagcggtgtctgggtagtcgagcgtccgattttagttccagacgctcgacgaccaaacaccgctgttcggcagttaagatggccgccgccacgtggagattaggcgaacggcggccacccacggacccagttAACAGTACGTGCAACATTGTGTCTCTCTGAACAGGagacacacgaccacagcagggtggtctggcatttcggtacttttaatcggttcccgaaccgggtaAGTATATCTGGCTCGGGGACCGATTACATTAACCTGCTGGacaacatacattatatacatagatatatagagcTAAGTACAACGGCATTATAACTAAGagtctctggtggctgcttctgccacaatgctcccccagaaccaagccagcatacacagtctgatcccaacggatcggcttggggatgtctggaggagtacccacagatcacttgtccagttctgtttgtcgagataacccgtcagcatttccattgagcttccccgggcgatattggatattgaaatcaaatggctgaagcgctaagctccagcgcagcagtctggcattgtctcctgacacccggttcagccagaccaacgggttgtgatctgtgagcagggaaaatgtttgtccatacaaatagggctgtagtttcttgagggcccacaccacggcaaggcattccttttcgatggcggcgtagcttacttctctgggtaaaagttttcggctgaggtaagctacggggtgttcaccgccatcggctccgatctggctcagtactgctcccaatccgaacattgaagcgtctgtatggacgagaaagcgtttagtcggatcgggagcagccaacacaggggcattaacaagggcattttttaggagttggaaggcctgttcacactctggggcccatactactaatttgggaaggtttttgcgggttaagtcggtaaggggcttggctagggcgctgtagttaggtacaaactttcggtaatatcctgccgtccccaaaaaggctagtacctgggttttagtgcggggagttggccatttagctacggcctctattttggctggttcgggtttttggtggccgctgcctactcggtgtccgaggtattggacctcggccatccctatatggcatttactgggcttgagggtcagtccggcttcccggatgcggtctagtactgctccgatatggtctagatgatcggcccaggagtagctaaagatggctatgtcgtctagataggcgcaagcgtattcctgaaacccgtccaatagacggtccaccatcctctggaaggtggccggggcgttcttcatcccaaatggcatgacccggaattggtacaggccaaatggggtgacgaaggccgacttgggaatggcgtcctcggctagaggaatttgccaatatcctttacaaaggtcaatggtggttaagtatttccccctagccattttgtctaatagctcgtctatccggggcatgggataggcatcggatatggttttatcattgagcctccggtaatctacacagaagcgggtagttccatcccgctttggcacgagtactacgggggatgcccaggggctatctgaatgctcaattacccctaactgcaacatttccttcagttccttgtacatgttccccctcactgcttcgggaatgcggtagggcggttgacggagtgggaccggatctagggtttctacccgatgggtagctaacggggtatatcccgggaggttggaaaaagtggctcctttttccctaattaaactttgggcctgagctttttcctggggattcaagcggtctcctagctgtacggctgcgagatcctcttgtagcgtttctcgggccagcatgtcagggaggggtaggttatctgtgtcctctgcagccgaggcgcagatggcggatacttcctctgtgcgctcgtggtagggcttcagcatgttcacatggaacatgcgtcggtccccggtcccggcgcaggggccgattatataggtggtatcgcagacctgctctaccaccttgaatgggccccgccaggaagcctgcagcttgtcagtagggacggggcgtaagactagtactttctggccgacctgaaagctgcggtccctagctcccttatcataccagtggcgctggcgtgtctgggccgcctggaggttgttgcgcacagctcgggtcaattcctccaggcggttccgaaactccaacacatagggtacgataggggtgccgtcaatggtcgtccccccctcccagtgttcccttattaggtctaggggtccccttaccctccttccgaacaacagttcgaagggagagaacccagtggactcttggggcacctctcggtaggcgaacaggagatggggtaagaaccgctcccagttcttctgagtggctacgaacgtgcggatcatttgttttaaggtcccattaaaccgttcgcagaggccattggactgggggtggtatggggaattaaggataggtcggaccccgcatactttccaaagctgttgcgtgacctcggccgtgaattgggtaccctgatctgaaatgatctcccgggggatccccataTGGGTAAAgatacgcatgagggcgtctactatggtctctgcgtgtacattcgttagggctactgcttcggggtatctagtggcataatctaccacggtcaatatgtatttcttaccagacgggcttttttgtttcagtggtccgataatgtctaccgctactcggctaaagggttcttcaataatgggcagggtgtgtagtttggccttgtatcggtccccccgctttcccactctctgacaggtatcgcaagtattacagtattgcttaatatcctgtgatatccctggccagaagaagttctgtagcagccgatgtttggttcggctgatccctaggtgtccagacaggggaatgtcgtgggcgattcgcattaactcttgtcgatactttcgaggcacaattaactgtttaatgggtacaggaatcgacccggctactaccttttctgcataccggtataataaccccttatcccaagcatatctctccccctctctgccagtctggtctttatctattcggtccttgtaaacctgtagggacgggtccagggcgacctcgctaccaaattctaatggggcagcccagggtaatacagtgtgatcaggggggtttgtgcttacctgagcctcagagtcaaggtggggtgccgtggtgcgagcctgttggcgggtgacgaccgggtaagcttcctgtggaggaggccgggtaacaaacgcggaagttagctcccccaaatcgttccccaaaatcacatcggcaggtaggtcctgcatcatccccacttcaatttgtcctgcccccgctccccagtccaaatgtagtttagcagtgggtaccttgtgtaacggctacccagatagagagagggtttctgccgttgaagacgtcctttttccctgcaagctgctgtggagaagtaggctgatgtaatcccatccacgatatccagagtgaggagcaggttcagctataaacaggagcagaataatattcccaaataatccccttccaagaacgagacgaggctacgttttgaagggtcaagatgaactgaggactggaacacccagcctgctttttattagaaatagatacacacagaacactcccagggggaggatgaaaacaaccaataatacagatggtaacacccccacgtctcctcccctcagataactacataacccaattaaaatgtccacatttttccaccagttctggatgtaccccaaaaacagggggtacagctttaaatccggtagcgctggatagctctccttcagggggacaatatatccaaaaatcaccccattcggatgtacagttcgggagatacaacgttccaaagttttgaccgaccgcacagaccaactagccgaaattagttccatgagttttggccttgcggtcggtctccgttcgcacggtaaaaaggtatgatactctggccatccatgcgaattgcggggttcgctggaatccccatagatgattgcatataactaccgaacgaggggacgttcggtagtttccgtgcgaacttatggaggtctggaggattcagcggtgttcgcctgtttgcgtatccgttttcagttccatgcggttacaggcaaacaccgctgttcgcacacaagatggccgcgaacacgtggaaagtcccgaaatggcggccacctctgcattacacgtgaaattcgcacggaaccagacgaacagaggaatggagcgaatggatgtgtaaattgtaattccctggtttgtttcacatccaccagaggttgttagggatctgttacaccttgtatatagctccccctgccactcgaactgcaatgcactccccagtgagatggttcggggccactaaatggttccgtaccagagtgatggtggccccagaatctcttaacccctccagccgcttgccctccacatggaccacttgtcggtggccctggcggttgtctgaggccgcctggaccgggtttacctcatggagggtgcccaagggttctgcTATTTGGGTAGGggtgaaaggttgagcccagggcctgccctgatagcagtgtaccgcggctcggggggtggttggtggtcgttgaggggtccaggctggtctggcccggttttggggacagtcttgttgcatgtgacccagctggttacatgcatggcaccggacagatgcccggttgttgtaccggggggtTTGAGACgggtaggtcccccctggtcggggcggatttactggggtaagctggggaacagctgGAGTAGATTGCACTCTACTGGATACATGCTGTTCCCGTcgggagtcctgatgctcatctgctagttgagcggcctcatgcagagtatggggcttacgttctcttacccagatctgtaactgtggagacaaacgtcggtagaactgctccagcatcatcaattgcttgatctcttgggccgtgacggctttggctgcctcaagccacccgtcagctgcccgttgtaggcggtgtgcaaattctgcatgtgagtctttttctgatttgggtaattcccggaactgtgttcggtatgcttcaggtgtaagggcataccgtgcgagcaaggtttgttttaccttttgatagtccctgatatcctctgccggcatagctcggtaggcatctgctgcgcggccggataggttacccgctagcactcgtacttgttcttcagtgctaatggcatgtagctggcacaaaagttcaaagttctgtaaatagccatcaatgtccccctcggtatcattaaatgctttgaatacctggtacggtattttagctttcgctggcggggtgggggccgctgttgcgcttccctgcgctgatcgctgcataaagagagcctgtacatcattgtacacctggtctgctttctgtgctgccatggctggtgagaatagagccatcctggccctatattctctggtaaactcagtttcttccccctcccttggaggtgctgcagcagctgcggctctgtctccttccatgagttctgcgattaggatagcctttgttttgttgcttgctatcctccctctcgcttccagtaactcttttagcgtgtcccgtttcaagagggtataatctgtttccattcagtcctttttaattcctgctgaatgcctcttgctgtgtagtacgatcccgtcgcttgccaccaattgtagcggagtagaggtacgatccaaggtagctccgctggtagacaggaacagcaatccaatacagatatcaaacgggtagcgtggttacaatcccttccctccaagaactagacgacacatagcttggaggtcaactgtcagctttattcacacaatttcttttatggctttctcccatgcaagggaggtaactcaaaacaaccaatcacctcacaatcccctcccctccctctcctcccctta
Above is a genomic segment from Pelobates fuscus isolate aPelFus1 chromosome 6, aPelFus1.pri, whole genome shotgun sequence containing:
- the LOC134615250 gene encoding beta-1,4-galactosyltransferase galt-1-like; translation: MRTYFYIINVLVSILWLSFIYHHQVKIKPRNSSNIANSTITALGDNQTFILAPYYDPRGPTPIIRVLAIIHHSVRELYCWFHCIHSSSVTVRAQIDLHRDRFEHPYGTADLLCTEPPNCSYHYISAHWSNATNITQLPLFEVRNRPPHTLSVNFTVCISTMYGDYNNVLQTIQSIEMYKLLGAGRVTLYVNKCHENVDKVLQYYVEEGILEVVPWPIDKFLRTSTDWYYNSNSKNQIGYYGQTATLNDCLYRNMYRSKFVFLNDIDEIILPVKLHDWGSLMENLQKKYPESSVFLFENHVFFPSANKSRLNMWTNISGVNILLHTLRKSKVENPFSNNKLLVDPRKVFQTSIHNVLKREGKTTLVTREMAISFHAKNITPHVPKDSLTEDRTLWRFNVSLEQNSNKVIQEVLPIINMSDRV